Below is a genomic region from Magnetococcales bacterium.
AGTTGGAGCCGGGACAAACGTTGCTGGTCCTGATGCAACGGGGAGGAGAACCGCTCTTCATGGCGATTCAACTGCCGGCCAAAGGACAGACTCCCGCACAACCCGCGCCCAAAAAACCTTGATGCGTGGGAGAATCCATCGCCGCGGTGTGTATAAAAGGTTGAACATTGGGTGAGAATGAGTTATCCTGAGATGATTTTAACGTTCCCTAAAAGGGGAGCGGTGTCAGTAAAGGCCCATTGTCCGGTTTCAAAAACAAAGGAGGAGTGATCTTTCGTGAGGATTGACGTTTACGATAATAATGTGGATCAAGCCATTCGGGTTTTGAAAAAGAAAATGATCCGGGAAGGCATGTTCAGGGAAATGAAGAAACGGAAATTCTTCGAGAAACCTTCCGAGCGCAAGCGTCGGAAAAAAGCCGAAGCGGTCCGTCGGTTGCGGAAGAAGATTCGTCGTTCATCCGTGGCGGGTGGTTCGGCATAGAATCGGTTTTTTCCACTTCGTGTCGTCGAGCCGGGTCTGTGGGGCAACTCTTGTTTCGCCGGACCCGGCTTGCGGTGCTTTTTCCCTCTGTGTTTGTTTTCCCATGACTCCCTTGGGGCTGTTGATTGGGCCTTTTCAAGGTTTCTCCCTTCTCTTGTCGCACCTCGTCCACCCTGACTGACAAGGGCGGTCGCTTCTTTAATTCTCGTCAAGCCAATACCCTACGATTGATTCATGGAACCGAATGACAGGGTTCCTGGTCTGGAATGGATATCCCGACCCGGCAAAGCATTGGGTGTCGATTGGGCGCCGTTGCCGCGGTTTGCACGATTCTTCATTGTATTGCCTGGAAACTTCCCGCGACCCTTTTTGCGAAGGCAGGTGTCAGCATGTCATCCCTTGGAATGCCGGTCGAAAACAACATGATTTCGGATCGCCCCTATTACGAGGCCATGGGGGCCGAGATCGATTTGTTTGTCGCAGCCTATCAGAATCATCTGCCTTTGCTGATCAAAGGCCCTACGGGGTGTGGCAAGACCCGCTTTGTGGAATACATGGCCTGGCGGTTGAAAAGACCCTTGATCACGGTTTCCTGCCACGAGGACATGACCACCAGCGATCTGGTGGGCCGTTATCTGGTGGTGGGAGGGGAGACGGTCTGGCAGGATGGTCCCTTGACCCGGGCGGTACGTCATGGCTGCATCTGTTATCTGGACGAGATCGTCGAGGCCCGCAAGGATACCATTGTGGTGATCCATCCCCTGGCGGACGACCGGCGCATTCTGCCCATCGAAAAACTCGGGATTCTGTTGAGGGCCGCGCCGGAGTTCGGCTTGGTGATTTCGTACAATCCCAGCTATCAGAGTGTGCTCAAGGATCTGAAACAAAGTACCCGACAGCGGTTTGTCGCCATGGAGTTCGACTATCCATCGTTGGAACAAGAGGCGTTGATCATCCGCAACGAAACCGGTCTGGATGGGGAGATGGCCCATCTTCTGGTCCGTTTTGCCCAGTTGACCCGCAACCTGAAAGGCAATGGCCTGGAAGAAGGGGCCAGCACCCGGCTGTTGGTACACGCGGCCAAGTTGATTCTTGCGGGTCGGTCCCCCGCTGATGCCTGTTCAGCCGCCATCATTCGGGTGTTGACCGATGACCCGGATATGAACGGGGCCATGCGTTCTCTCAGCGAATCGATTTTTTAGGCGGCATCATGACTCCGGAACCGTTGGCACTCTCCGTGGAGGATTTGGAAGAGCGGCTGGAAGAGATTCTGGAGGCGGCCCTCTCCTCCCGTCGTACCGTCACCGGACTGGCCCAGGATTGGGCGTCGCGACCCGTCGGGCAGCAACAGACCTTGTTGCACTGGTTGCCGATTCTGGCGCGAATCAATCCGGAACTGGCGTTTCAGTGTGCCCGGCAATTGCCCCCCTTTCTGGATCGGTTGCGTGACGAGTCGTTGAGATCCTGGCTGGGCGCCATCATGACCCGTTACGATCAGGAGGGGCTGCAAAAGTCCCTGGAGCTGCTCAAACAGGGGCCGCAGCGTCATGACCGGGTGGAAGGGACTCTCTTTTTGTCTGATCTGGTGGGGGAGTTGACGGTTTTCGTGACCGGTCTGGGGGGGCGTCGTCTTGCCATCGAGGAGGGCGTCGAGCCGCACACCAACACGGAAACCCTGTTTTTGCCGGTCTCTTTGTGTCTGGGAAACCGGACCGGGGAGAGCCATCGCCTGTATCGCTGTCTGGCGGCCCATTTGTGGGGGTTGGGGCGTTATGGGACTTTTTTCCCGGGACTGATGCAGCGTCTGGAGCTTTATCCGGATCCGGATCAGGCGGCCCGAATTTATCTCGCCTTGGAATCCCATCGGGTGGACGCCATCCTCACCCGGACCTTTCCCGGGTTGGGACGGTTCATGGCCCAGTGGCACGACGACCGGAACCGTTTGCCGGACTCCTGGCGGGCGCCGGTGCGGGCGTTGATGGCGCCGGATGCGCAACGGGATTTGAGTCTGGATCATCTGGCCGGGTTGTATGGGGCCTCGTGTCCCCTGCCCATGCCGTTGCCGTTTCATGGCGCCGCGCTGTATCGACCCGCGCTCCAGGAGATGCAACGCCGCATCGAACAGGAACGCATTCTGTTTCGCAAAACCGTGGGAGAGGCGATTCGGGACAGCAAACCGGTGGATATGCCTGGAGTGGGCGGGCGTGATCTGGATCTGGAGTGTTGTCTGCTGCCGGACGGGAGTACTTTTGAAATGCGCCTGGATGGTCAACCGTTGCGGCTTCCCGAATCCTTGCATCCCGTGATGCGTTCCATCGTTCAGGATCTGGGTTGCATTCCGCCGGAGTATCTGTCGGCGGCGGGTTCCGGGGGGTACGCCCTGATGGAATCGATGAGGCAGGAGGAGGATACGACCGAGGCCACCATACGGAGGGAGGAGGCGGATGGCCGGGTGATCCGCTATTATGATGAATGGGATTGTCACCGCAACGACTATCGCAAGGCGTGGTGCGTGTTGCGGGAACAGCCCATCTCCCCGACGGACGATCCGGTGGTTGCGTCGGCTTTGGAGAAATATCATGGCCTGTGGCAGGGAATCCGTCGCAGTTTCGAGCTGTTGCGGGGCGGGGATCAGTGGTTGCGACGCCAGGAGCGGGGAGACGAAGTGGATATGGATGCCCTGGTCCACTCCCTGGTGGACCGGCGCACCGGCGTGGAAATGGACAGCCGATTGTTTCGTTATCGGCTTCACAAGGAGCGGGATGTGGCCACCTTGATCCTGGTGGATATGAGCGGCTCCACCAAGGGATGGGTCAATGATGCCATCCGGGAGAGTCTGGTGCTGTTGTGCAAGGCGTTGCAGGTGTTGGGGGATCGTTTCGCGGTTTACGGTTTTTCCAGCATGACCCGCAAACATTGTGACAGTTTTGTGATCAAGAGTTTTGACCAACCGTACCATCCGGAGGTGGAACGCAACATCGCCGGCATCTGTCCCAAGGACTATACCCGCATGGGGGTGTTTTTGCGTCACGCCGCCTACCGGCTCAATCAGCAGGAGGCGCGTATTCGTTTGCTGATCACCCTGTCGGACGGCAAGCCGGAGGATTATGACAGCTTCCAGGATGGTTATCGGGGGCACTACGGCATGGAGGATACCCGTCAATCGTTGATCGAGGCCCGTCGCACCGGCATTCATCCGTTTTGCATTACCATCGACACGGAAGCCCGGGAATATCTGCCCCATCTGTATGGTCCGGCCCGCTTTGTGGTCATGGACGATGTGCGGACCCTGCCCCTGAAGATCGCCGATATCTATCGACGACTCACCACCTGACTGACCACCGGATTGGAATCCGGCAACCAAGCGGTCAGCGCGGGTGGTGGTCGCCGATGGCGGGTTGAGATGAACGTCTCGGATGGGGGCGTTTTCAGGCCGAGCGTTGGAGCGATTCGGCCAGGGCTTCGGCTTCTGCCAGCATGGCTCCCAGACTGACGCGAATGCCTTGTTTCCAGAAGTCGGAGCGGGTGGGATCCAGACCGAATGGACTCAGCAGGGCGGTGACATCCCTGGATCCTCCGGCGCGCAGCAGATCCAGGTAATGACTTTCAAACCGCTCACCCAGATTGCCCTGGACCGCGTAGAGACTCTGGGTGAGCAGTTCTCCGCAGGCATAGGCGTAGACGTAGAACGGATTGTGGAAGTGGCTGATGTAGCTCCAGAGATGGTTGGTTTCGGCGTAGGTGAAGGGTTCTCCTTCCGGGCCGTAGAAGCGGATCAGGTTTTCAAGCCATAACCGGGAGAGATCCGGGGCGCTCAGTCGTCCGTTGGTGGCGTGCATCTGTTGTTCAAAGCAGGAGAAGCCGATCTGGCGGACCACGGTGTTGAGAAAATCCTCGATGCGTCCCATCAGCAGCGCCAGCAAGGCCTGTGGATTGCCGTTTTGGCGCAGCCGTTCCCGCAGAAACCGGAAGGTGGTCATTTCCGCGAAGATGGAGGCGGTTTCGGCGTAGGCCATGGGAGCCGAGGCGAGCAACGGACCCTGGGCCGGTCCGGCCAGCAGACCATGGACCGCGTGACCCAGTTCGTGGGCCAGGGTCATCACGTCCCGGCTGCTGCCCTGGTAGTTCATCAGCACATAGGAGGCGGAACATCCACCGGGAAGCACCACCGAATAGTTGAAGGCTCCGCTTTGTTTGGCCGGACGGGCATGGGCGTCGATGGCGCGACCGGTGGCAACTCCCTCGGCCAGACGGGCCAGGGTGGGACTGAAACTGGCAAAGGCCCCCTGGACCATCTCCAGGGCTTCATCGAATGGAATGTGGGTGCGGTCGGCAAAAGGCAACAGGGCGTTGCGGTCGCTCCAGCGCAGTTGAGGCAATCCCATCAGACGGGCCTTGAGACGGTAATACCGTTGTCCCAGCGGAGAGGCCTCCTCTTCGACCGCCTGATGCAAGGCCGTGACCATGGCGTCGGGTAGACGATTGTTGCGGTTGCGAAAATCCATGGCATGGGCGTAACCCCGTTCCCGGTCTTCCACGCCCTTGCCACCGATCACCATGTTGAGCGTTTGGGCCGAAAAACGGGCGAAGGATCCACCCAGTCCGCCATTCAGGGCGGTGAGGATGGCGAAACGTTGGTCGGGATCGGGTTCTTCGGCCAGTCGATGTAGGGTCTCTTCCAGAGTGCGGGGGCCTTCTGCCAGAGAAAAACGCAGGTCCGATTCCACTTCGTCGTAATATGCAGACCAGGAGTCGGAACCGAAGGTGGCCCGTTTGGTCAAGGCGGCTTCCACTTCGGTGCTCAACATGAAGGGGCGTTGCTGGCGGATTTTATCGATCCAGGGCTTCAGACGTGCGCAGCGGGGATCCGCGGCGATCTGGGATGCGCAATCCTCCTCCGACAGGGCGGCCAGTTCGATGGGGAAAAAGGTGGCGTGTTCTCCGCCCAGGCCGTCTGTCAGGATATTGGCCTCGTAGAGCCGACTCTTGACCGCTTCATCCTCCAGATTGGCCGCGTGACGCAAATGAAGATAGATGAAGAGCCGATTCAATCTCTCCTGGATCCGTTCCCACGCCTCCAGTGCCTCCCCAAGCCGGGTCTGCAATCGGCCCTGAAAGGCGGCGGAAAACGCCGGATAATGATCCTTCAACCAAGCCAGATCGGCGTCGAATTGGGGATCGTCGAGTCCGGCATAAAGGGGGGAGAGATCCCACTGGGGGGCTTGAGGGGTATCGGCTGTGTCGGTCATGATGGATCGGAAAGTAGGGAAGGGGTTGTCGGGATGCGGTATTTCTGATCCGGAATGGGTGGATCGGTTATCGTTCCTCAAAATCGAGAAAATCCGTCACGTCTTCCGTGATGGTGTGGGTGAAAAACCATTCAATCACAAACAGAATGATCTCTTCCGCCTGGATCAGATCGTTTTTGACGCTTTCGATTTTGGATTCCAGGGCGTGAATCAGGAAGTCATGCAACACTCTGTGCCGGTCGAGTTTGTGGGGTAAATATCTGAATAGAATGTTCTCTTCGGATGTGAAATGGAAACGGGCATAATATTTGAGTTCGTCGAGCAGGCGGACCTGATAATTTTTTTCTTTGGATGTGGCCAATTCATCGTACAGACGATTCATTAATTCAAGGAAAGATTTGTGTTGCAGATCGACGATCTTGTTGTGAGTCTCGTATCCGTATTTCCACTCGAATCTGGGCATGGGGGATCTTCTGTTCTTAGGGGGGGAGATCAATCGGGACTCATGATTCATATCCCGGCGCAGGGGCTGGGATGACAGGCAATGTAAAAGGGAAGGATCGGGATGGTTGATCGGAAAAAAGGTCGCCGTCACCGGATGACCGGGACGGCGACCTTCATGCCGCAAGCTTACAGGGTTTTGACGTTGTCCGCCTTGTCGCCCTTGTCGCCTCTGCTGACATCGAACTCGACCCGTTGGCCTTCGGCCAAGCTCTTGAAGCCACTCATGGAGATGGCGCTGTGATGAACGAACACATCACCACGGCCATTGTCCCGTTCGATAAAACCGAAACCTTTGCTGTCATTGAACCATTTGACTTTTCCTGTTTCACGACTTGCCATTTTCAACTGCTCCTGAAAGTGAGGTGGGGGTTGGTGGTACGGTAAAAAAGGTGGACAATTGCAATTCCAAGAATTCAACCCCTGTGAGGGGATTATAAACGTAAGGGGGAATGGGGCGAAAGCCTAAAGAGTGATAAAGTTTGCGGGCCGCGGTCATGGTGGGCAGGGTATCGAGGCGGATGCGCCGGTAACCTTTATGAAACGCTTGATTCAGTATCTGCACCATCAACATCTTCCCCAAACCCAGTCTTTGATACGGCTGTCGCACAAAAAGCCGTTTGATTTCAGCGATGTCTTGTTCCAGGGGACGCAAGGCGACGCAACCTGCCCAGATCTGCGACGAGCGGGCCAACAGCCATCCACCCCGTGGTGGTTCATAAACACCGGGCAGCTTGCGCAACTCTTTTCGAGAATCCCTGAAAGCCCAAATCCACTCCCAGCGAGTCCGCATACTCTTGAAACAGATCCCGTGCCGCGTGAATTTCCTTCGGGCTTGTCGCGTCGATGCAGGTAAAGGTTACGCTCATGCACCAATCGTAACCTTGTTGTCATTCGTAAGCGGGTCCTGAATTGACATCGTGGTGCGGTTTCTCGCCGGGCAAGCTGAAAAGATTGACTTTCATAGAGATCAAATCTGGTCTAAAAAACACAAAAGCCGCCCAGAAAGGCGGCCTTGGCAACAAGAAAACCTTATATCACCTGGGTGGTGAACCGATGTGAATCTTTCCGAACTGGATTCTTTCCAGAAACCGTTTGGCCATTGGGGAGAAAGCATATTCCAACTCCTGCACGCAAGTCAAGTGAAATCATTAATCAATGTTTTCTTCAATGATTTCAACGGAATTGTTGAACATGTCACCCGGGAACCGACGGGGCGGGGGCGTCGGCGTGTCTCAAACCGGATTTTTTGCGCTGATTTTTTGGTCTGGGGTTGAATCCCGGGTTTCAATCGGTTCGTCTTGGATCTGGGAGGGTGCCGGGAACAAGTCGGCATGCCTTTCTCCATCTTTGCCGTAAATGGGTGAAAGGGGTGGTGCGGGCGGTTTTTGAAGACGTTTTTCCATTGTGTTCCAATGGGTTGACCGGAACGGTTTTTTGATTGCCCTGTGACGGATTGTGTGGTTTAATTTATCCTGAAATGGGTGGGTGCCCCGTTGATATCGATAATAAAATGGAACAAGGATAGTCGATCCATGACCATCGTGAGAAATCGCCCCCGATTGTTGGCGGTACGCGCTGTGTTGGTTTGGCCAACAGTCGCCTTGCTCTGTTGCATGGGGGAGGCCCGTGGGGTGGAGGTTGCCCCGCGCATGACCGACCGGGAGATCATTCAGGAGCTCGCCACGATTCGGGCGGGTCAGGGTGCTTTGAACCAGCGCTTTGAGGATATGAATAAACGTTTGGATGACACAAACAAGCGTTTTGATGATGTCAATAGACGTTTTGATGATATGAATAAGCGTTTTGACGATGTGAACAAGAAGTTTGATGATGTGAACAAGAAGTTTGATGATGTGAACAAGAAGTTTGACGATGTCAATAAACGTCTTGAAGGTCTGACCCAGTTGATTCTGACATTGTTCGGATCGCTGTTGGGGATTATCCTCTCTTTTGTCGGTTTCATCTTCTGGGACCGGCGTACCATGATGAGACCCCTGGAAGAGCGCATGGCCCTGAACGCCCGGGAACTCCAAAGCAACCAGGAACGCCTACAGGAAAAATCCAATCTGTTGGATCAACTGTTGGGGGCCTTGCGGGAGTTGGCCAGGGATGATCCGAAACTGTCCGCGGTTTTGCGTCATTTCGCGCTTTTGTAGGGTTGACTGGAGAATGTCTTGGTCATAACGTGATGATTCTTTAGGTGTCCGGTTCTGGGAACAACAACAAACTTTTCTGGAAGATTGGATCATGAAAAAATTGGCATGGATGGTTCTCGCGATGGGGTTGGCATTACCTGGCAGCGCTTTTTCTTACGGTGCGATTGCCATTGATGATCAAATGGGTGACGTTGATCCGGCCTATGGATTCGCGATCGGCAGAGATTCCAAGCATGAGGCCAAGCGGGTGGCCATGAAATACTGCAAAGAGTATGGTGGCACCAATTGCAGAACCATCGTGTGGTTTGAAACCTGTGGTGCGGTGGCGGTTTCAAGGAAATATTACGGCTATGGATATGGCAGAACCAAGGGCAAGGCCATCGACGATGCCCTGGAGATGTGTCAGCACAAGCGTTGCCGGGTTGTCGCGGCGGAGTGTGAATAATCGTCGCCGGTCAGGGGACCGGCCGGCTTGGCTGCGCTTTCGTTTCAGATTGCTTGGGTTGCAGGTCATCATCCGACAAAGTCGCGCCGTTTGATCCCCAAGGTTGGAAATCGGGCTGCTTGCCTGTGGGGCGGCGCGTCTGTCGGAAGAAATTTATGACTTCAGGATTTTGTCGATCAGGACAAGCAGTTGTTTTTCATGGAAAGGCTTGAAAATCGTCTCCACAAATCCAAAAGCCTGGGCCAGTTCTAAGGCGGAATAGGAGGGCAAATAGTGGCCTCCTCCCGACATGGCGATGATTTTTTGTGTGTTGTTGGCTTTTAAAATGGCCTGGATGGTCTCGATGCCATCTTGTTCCGGCATGAGGATGTCACACAGGACCAGATCCCATGGTCCATCATCCGCCAACTGGCGCAGGGCCGATTGGCCACTGTTGGCCGCACCCACCTGAAAGCCCGCATCTCCCAACAGGGTGACCACCATTTGCAAAAATGCCTTGTCATCGTCGACTACCAGGATCTTGTTCATTTTTTCTCCAGAGTCGGGTTGGGGAAGTCGCTTTTTGAAATCAATTGACGTAACACCATGGCCAAATCATCGAACAGGATCGGTTTGCGCAGAAAAGCATCGAATCCCAATTGTTCCGCTTCCCGGGAAGAGGCGCTCGGATGGCCGGAAATCAGCACCACCGGCAGCGTCGGATGGATGGTGCGAATCTCCCGTAGCAGATCGGTTCCCAGGGTGCGGGGCATGATCAAATCGATGATTGCCAGATCGTACCGATCGGGCTGCTCCCGCAGTCGTTCCAGGGCTTCTTCCGGGTTGTTGACTCCGGTTACCTGACAGCCCAGTTCCATCAATTGCAACCGCACGATTTCCAACAAGGTGACCTCGTCGTCCACCAGCAGAATCCGCAGATTCAACGGCAGGGAAGGCTCACGGCAGGGGTGTTGCTGGAAAGAAGGCCGTTGTTCCGGCAACCGGGGCAGATAGACCCGGAAGGAAGAACCTTCCTTTTCCCGGCTCTGGACCTCCACGGCGCCGCCGATGGCCGTGACCAGTCCGTGAACCACCGACAATCCCAAACCGGTCCCCTTGCCCACGTCCTTGGTGGTGAAAAACGGATCGAAAATACGCGGTAGCAGTTCCGGTGCCATGCCGTGTCCGGTGTCATCCACCGTGAGCCGCACGTGGGGGCCTGGATTCAGGGGTAATGTGCCGATATTCTGTTTTTCCAGGAGAATCTCTTCCAGGGTGACGGTCAATTTTCCCGGGATTCCTTCCATGGCATGGGCGGCGTTGGTGCACAGGTTCATGAGGATTTGATTGATGTCGCCAGGATCGCCATGCACCAGGGCGGTGAGGGTGCGCAGGTGCGTGGTGGTCTCCACATTGGCGGGGATGACGGCCTGAAGGAATTTCATCACCTCCTTGACCAGGGGCGCCAACAGCAGGGGACGGTAGTGCCGCTCGGTTCGGCGACTGAAGGTCATGAGCTGAGACACCAGATCCCTGGCCCGCAGCCCGGCCTGATAAACCTCCTGCAAATCCGTATGGGGGCGCGTTTCCTTGGGCAGGTTTTTGAGCGCCATTTCGGTGTATCCCAGAATGACTCCAAGTATGTTGTTGAAATCATGAGCGATGCCTCCGGTCAGAGTGCCGATGGCCTCCATCTTCATCGCCTGCCTGAACTGGGCTTCCTGCCGCAGTTGTTGGGTGATGTCCCGATGGGAGGCCAGCACCAACGGGCGACCTTGCCATTGTACCCGGCAGGTGCTGACCTCCACATCATACAGGCTGCCGTTCCGGCGTCGATGCCGGGTGACG
It encodes:
- a CDS encoding oligoendopeptidase F; this translates as MTDTADTPQAPQWDLSPLYAGLDDPQFDADLAWLKDHYPAFSAAFQGRLQTRLGEALEAWERIQERLNRLFIYLHLRHAANLEDEAVKSRLYEANILTDGLGGEHATFFPIELAALSEEDCASQIAADPRCARLKPWIDKIRQQRPFMLSTEVEAALTKRATFGSDSWSAYYDEVESDLRFSLAEGPRTLEETLHRLAEEPDPDQRFAILTALNGGLGGSFARFSAQTLNMVIGGKGVEDRERGYAHAMDFRNRNNRLPDAMVTALHQAVEEEASPLGQRYYRLKARLMGLPQLRWSDRNALLPFADRTHIPFDEALEMVQGAFASFSPTLARLAEGVATGRAIDAHARPAKQSGAFNYSVVLPGGCSASYVLMNYQGSSRDVMTLAHELGHAVHGLLAGPAQGPLLASAPMAYAETASIFAEMTTFRFLRERLRQNGNPQALLALLMGRIEDFLNTVVRQIGFSCFEQQMHATNGRLSAPDLSRLWLENLIRFYGPEGEPFTYAETNHLWSYISHFHNPFYVYAYACGELLTQSLYAVQGNLGERFESHYLDLLRAGGSRDVTALLSPFGLDPTRSDFWKQGIRVSLGAMLAEAEALAESLQRSA
- a CDS encoding response regulator; this encodes MNKILVVDDDKAFLQMVVTLLGDAGFQVGAANSGQSALRQLADDGPWDLVLCDILMPEQDGIETIQAILKANNTQKIIAMSGGGHYLPSYSALELAQAFGFVETIFKPFHEKQLLVLIDKILKS
- a CDS encoding DUF4189 domain-containing protein gives rise to the protein MKKLAWMVLAMGLALPGSAFSYGAIAIDDQMGDVDPAYGFAIGRDSKHEAKRVAMKYCKEYGGTNCRTIVWFETCGAVAVSRKYYGYGYGRTKGKAIDDALEMCQHKRCRVVAAECE
- a CDS encoding nitric oxide reductase activation protein, which produces MTPEPLALSVEDLEERLEEILEAALSSRRTVTGLAQDWASRPVGQQQTLLHWLPILARINPELAFQCARQLPPFLDRLRDESLRSWLGAIMTRYDQEGLQKSLELLKQGPQRHDRVEGTLFLSDLVGELTVFVTGLGGRRLAIEEGVEPHTNTETLFLPVSLCLGNRTGESHRLYRCLAAHLWGLGRYGTFFPGLMQRLELYPDPDQAARIYLALESHRVDAILTRTFPGLGRFMAQWHDDRNRLPDSWRAPVRALMAPDAQRDLSLDHLAGLYGASCPLPMPLPFHGAALYRPALQEMQRRIEQERILFRKTVGEAIRDSKPVDMPGVGGRDLDLECCLLPDGSTFEMRLDGQPLRLPESLHPVMRSIVQDLGCIPPEYLSAAGSGGYALMESMRQEEDTTEATIRREEADGRVIRYYDEWDCHRNDYRKAWCVLREQPISPTDDPVVASALEKYHGLWQGIRRSFELLRGGDQWLRRQERGDEVDMDALVHSLVDRRTGVEMDSRLFRYRLHKERDVATLILVDMSGSTKGWVNDAIRESLVLLCKALQVLGDRFAVYGFSSMTRKHCDSFVIKSFDQPYHPEVERNIAGICPKDYTRMGVFLRHAAYRLNQQEARIRLLITLSDGKPEDYDSFQDGYRGHYGMEDTRQSLIEARRTGIHPFCITIDTEAREYLPHLYGPARFVVMDDVRTLPLKIADIYRRLTT
- a CDS encoding cold-shock protein; amino-acid sequence: MASRETGKVKWFNDSKGFGFIERDNGRGDVFVHHSAISMSGFKSLAEGQRVEFDVSRGDKGDKADNVKTL
- a CDS encoding CbbQ/NirQ/NorQ/GpvN family protein, producing MSSLGMPVENNMISDRPYYEAMGAEIDLFVAAYQNHLPLLIKGPTGCGKTRFVEYMAWRLKRPLITVSCHEDMTTSDLVGRYLVVGGETVWQDGPLTRAVRHGCICYLDEIVEARKDTIVVIHPLADDRRILPIEKLGILLRAAPEFGLVISYNPSYQSVLKDLKQSTRQRFVAMEFDYPSLEQEALIIRNETGLDGEMAHLLVRFAQLTRNLKGNGLEEGASTRLLVHAAKLILAGRSPADACSAAIIRVLTDDPDMNGAMRSLSESIF
- a CDS encoding 30S ribosomal protein S21; this translates as MRIDVYDNNVDQAIRVLKKKMIREGMFREMKKRKFFEKPSERKRRKKAEAVRRLRKKIRRSSVAGGSA
- a CDS encoding hemerythrin domain-containing protein, producing MPRFEWKYGYETHNKIVDLQHKSFLELMNRLYDELATSKEKNYQVRLLDELKYYARFHFTSEENILFRYLPHKLDRHRVLHDFLIHALESKIESVKNDLIQAEEIILFVIEWFFTHTITEDVTDFLDFEER